In the Malus domestica chromosome 16, GDT2T_hap1 genome, one interval contains:
- the LOC114822293 gene encoding metallothionein-like protein type 3: MSGKCDNCDCADSTQCVKKGNSYDLVIVETENRSMDTVVVDAPASEHDGKCKCGTCCSCVSCTCGHKTHTTKLKMTWTWRTFQLLPSDTSSLASTAVACRTISSRLGSLGSTAGPL, encoded by the coding sequence ATGTCAGGCAAGTGCGACAACTGCGACTGTGCGGACAGCACCCAATGCGTGAAGAAGGGAAATAGCTACGACTTGGTGATCGTTGAGACTGAGAACCGCTCCATGGACACCGTCGTCGTGGATGCTCCTGCCTCCGAGCACGACGGAAAGTGCAAGTGTGGCACATGCTGCTCATGTGTGAGCTGCACCTGTGGTCATAAAACCCATACAACCAAATTAAAGATGACCTGGACCTGGAGGACATTTCAACTTCTTCCGTCCGATACCTCATCTCTGGCGTCAACGGCGGTGGCGTGTCGAACGATTTCATCTCGACTCGGAAGTCTGGGTTCAACTGCGGGTCCTCTGTGA